A window from Intestinimonas massiliensis (ex Afouda et al. 2020) encodes these proteins:
- a CDS encoding ABC-F family ATP-binding cassette domain-containing protein — protein MITVSDLGLQYSGQPLFSHVDLQFVKGNCYGIIGANGAGKSTFLKILSGELEPTSGEVSILPKTRMSVLKQDQNAYNAYTVMDTVIMGNQRLYDIGKEKEALYAKEDMTEEDGIRACELEEEYAELGGWESESDASRILQGLGIPVSMHYDVMENVDGRLKVKVLLAQALFGNPDILLLDEPTNNLDINAINWLEDFLLDFEGTVIVVSHDRHFLNTICTHIVDIDYNKIKMYVGNYDFWYDASQLMQNLMKNQSKKNEEKAQELKEFISRFSANKSKSKQATARRKLLEKITLEEIPASSRRYPWVAFSPDREVGKDILFVTDVSKTVDGVKLLDHVSFTVNHGDKIAFVGENENAHTALFKILTGEWEPDEGTVKWGQTATFSYFPKDNTEFFQDCGDNLVEWLRQFSEDKHEAYLRGFLGRMLFSGDEVYKPVKVLSGGEKVRCMLSRMMLSGANVLLLDQPTNHLDLESIAAVNNGLEAVKCNVLFSSHDHQMVQTVANRIFDFTADGRLIDRLMTYDEYLERVAQEAQG, from the coding sequence ATGATCACTGTTTCCGATCTGGGCCTCCAATACAGCGGCCAGCCCCTCTTTTCCCACGTGGACCTGCAGTTCGTCAAGGGGAACTGCTACGGCATCATCGGCGCCAACGGCGCGGGGAAATCCACCTTTTTGAAGATCCTTTCCGGCGAGCTGGAGCCCACCTCCGGCGAGGTGTCCATTCTGCCCAAGACCCGCATGTCGGTGCTCAAGCAGGACCAGAACGCCTACAACGCCTATACCGTCATGGACACGGTCATCATGGGCAACCAGCGCCTGTACGACATCGGCAAGGAGAAGGAGGCCCTCTACGCCAAGGAGGACATGACGGAGGAAGACGGTATCCGCGCCTGCGAGCTGGAGGAGGAATACGCCGAGCTGGGCGGCTGGGAGAGCGAGTCCGACGCCAGCCGTATCCTCCAGGGCCTGGGCATCCCGGTGTCCATGCACTATGACGTGATGGAGAACGTGGACGGCCGGCTGAAGGTGAAGGTGCTGCTGGCCCAGGCGCTGTTCGGCAATCCGGATATCCTGCTGCTGGACGAGCCCACCAACAACCTGGACATCAACGCCATCAACTGGCTGGAGGACTTTTTGCTGGACTTCGAGGGCACCGTCATCGTGGTCAGCCACGACCGGCACTTCCTCAACACCATCTGCACCCACATCGTGGACATCGACTACAACAAGATCAAAATGTACGTGGGCAACTACGACTTCTGGTATGACGCCTCCCAGCTCATGCAGAACCTGATGAAGAACCAGAGCAAGAAGAATGAGGAGAAGGCCCAGGAGCTCAAGGAGTTCATCTCCCGGTTCTCCGCCAACAAGTCCAAGAGCAAGCAGGCCACCGCCCGCCGGAAGCTGCTGGAGAAGATCACCCTGGAGGAGATCCCCGCCTCCTCCCGCCGCTACCCCTGGGTGGCCTTCTCCCCCGACCGGGAGGTGGGCAAGGACATTCTGTTCGTCACCGACGTGAGCAAGACGGTGGACGGCGTGAAGCTGCTGGACCACGTCTCCTTTACGGTAAATCACGGCGACAAGATCGCCTTCGTGGGCGAGAACGAAAACGCCCACACCGCCCTGTTCAAGATCCTCACCGGCGAGTGGGAGCCCGACGAGGGCACCGTGAAGTGGGGCCAGACGGCCACCTTCTCCTACTTCCCCAAGGATAACACCGAGTTCTTCCAGGACTGCGGGGACAATCTGGTGGAGTGGCTGCGCCAGTTCTCCGAGGACAAGCACGAAGCCTATCTGCGGGGCTTCCTGGGCCGGATGCTCTTCTCCGGCGACGAGGTGTACAAGCCCGTCAAGGTCCTGTCCGGCGGCGAGAAGGTGCGGTGCATGCTCTCCCGGATGATGCTCTCCGGGGCCAACGTGCTGCTGCTGGACCAGCCCACCAACCACCTGGACCTGGAGTCCATCGCCGCCGTCAACAACGGGCTGGAGGCGGTGAAGTGCAACGTGCTCTTCTCCTCCCACGACCACCAGATGGTCCAGACCGTGGCCAACCGCATCTTTGACTTCACCGCCGACGGCCGGCTCATCGACCGTCTGATGACCTACGACGAGTATCTGGAGCGGGTGGCACAGGAGGCGCAGGGCTGA
- a CDS encoding putative RNA methyltransferase — MESLFRCPVCAAPLDRGERAYTCPNGHSYDIAREGYVHLLPANRKHARAPGDDRDMAAARNRFLSGGWYAPLRRTLCELALECLGETAAPAVLDSGCGEGYYTAGVYRALMETGRPVRMAGVDLSKPSLRWAARREKNAEFAVASVYHLPVADASADLLLNCFSPLALEEFRRVLRPGGTYLYVVPAARHLWELKQVLYDAPYRNREAETPYEGLEYLDIVPVTAALDLPDRETLADLFRMTPYYWKTPRAGAERLAVLDGLRVTADFRVHVFRRRKEAGRRSGAGLAQQAGL; from the coding sequence ATGGAGAGCCTGTTCCGCTGCCCCGTCTGCGCCGCTCCCCTGGACCGGGGGGAGCGGGCCTACACCTGCCCCAACGGGCACAGCTACGACATCGCCCGGGAGGGATACGTGCACCTCCTCCCCGCCAACCGGAAGCACGCCCGGGCCCCCGGTGACGACAGGGATATGGCCGCCGCCCGGAACCGTTTTTTGTCCGGGGGGTGGTACGCTCCCCTGCGGCGGACCCTGTGTGAGCTGGCGCTGGAGTGCCTGGGGGAGACGGCGGCTCCGGCGGTGCTGGACTCCGGCTGCGGCGAGGGGTATTACACCGCCGGGGTGTACCGGGCCCTGATGGAGACCGGCCGTCCGGTCCGGATGGCGGGGGTGGACCTGTCGAAGCCCTCCCTGCGCTGGGCGGCCCGGCGGGAGAAGAACGCCGAGTTTGCCGTGGCGTCGGTGTACCATCTGCCGGTGGCGGACGCCTCGGCGGACCTGCTGCTCAACTGCTTCTCCCCCCTGGCTCTGGAGGAGTTTCGGCGGGTGCTGCGGCCCGGCGGGACCTACCTCTATGTGGTGCCCGCCGCCCGGCACCTGTGGGAGCTCAAGCAGGTGCTGTACGACGCACCCTATCGGAACCGGGAGGCCGAGACGCCCTATGAGGGCTTGGAATATCTCGACATCGTGCCCGTGACGGCGGCGCTGGACCTGCCCGACCGGGAGACTCTGGCGGACCTGTTTCGCATGACCCCCTACTACTGGAAGACCCCCAGGGCGGGAGCGGAACGCCTGGCCGTCCTGGACGGCCTGCGGGTGACGGCAGACTTCCGGGTCCACGTGTTCCGGCGGAGGAAAGAGGCCGGCCGTCGGTCCGGAGCCGGGCTTGCGCAACAGGCCGGACTGTGA